A genomic segment from Klebsiella africana encodes:
- a CDS encoding family 4 glycosyl hydrolase, whose product MKLTVLGGGGVRSAFLAKSLAYNAHRIGLTEVIFLDNSADNLAIFGEIARYVFNTIRPDIQFSTTTDPVAALQDANYIITTLRVGGDESRIRDERIALQHNTLGQETTGAGGFAMAMRSIPAILRYCRLIEEHAADDAILFNFTNPSGLVTEAIIKSGFKRRVYGICDAPSELIRELPAILGCEERDLSVECYGLNHFSWFTHFTVRGEEVTERLIASPELYQKTAMQYFSPELVRLCDNQLLNEYLYYYYYREVALKAIQEAGETRGEQIAHINHEMREALRTVDVRTQPEAAFTIWMQHYLRRENSYMQNESQQEKFHTREPLTLRQFIEEPDTGGYAGVALDILEAVNSTTTKRIVVSIQNNGTLDFLRPDDVIEISCDLSRDGLKPVTPVKVPTAQKNMIACVKEYERLAVAAILQQDKSLAVRALMAHPLIGSYSLAKTLVEAYLDDDQFAAWR is encoded by the coding sequence ATGAAATTAACCGTATTAGGCGGGGGCGGCGTTCGCTCTGCATTTTTAGCGAAATCTCTGGCCTATAACGCTCACCGCATTGGTTTAACAGAAGTCATTTTTCTCGATAATTCCGCGGATAATCTGGCGATATTTGGCGAAATTGCCCGCTATGTATTTAATACTATTCGCCCGGATATTCAGTTTAGTACCACTACCGACCCGGTCGCGGCGCTGCAGGATGCCAACTATATCATTACCACCCTGCGGGTTGGCGGTGACGAAAGCCGCATTCGCGACGAACGCATTGCGCTGCAGCATAACACCCTCGGCCAGGAGACCACTGGCGCCGGCGGCTTCGCGATGGCCATGCGCTCGATCCCGGCGATCCTTCGCTATTGCCGGCTGATCGAAGAACATGCCGCCGACGACGCCATTCTGTTTAACTTTACCAACCCGTCAGGTCTGGTGACGGAAGCGATTATTAAGTCCGGCTTTAAGCGCCGGGTCTATGGGATCTGCGATGCTCCCTCCGAGCTGATTCGTGAATTGCCAGCGATCCTTGGCTGTGAGGAACGCGACCTCAGCGTGGAATGCTATGGGCTGAACCATTTCTCCTGGTTTACCCACTTCACCGTTCGCGGGGAAGAGGTAACCGAACGGCTGATCGCCAGCCCGGAGCTGTACCAGAAGACGGCGATGCAGTACTTCTCACCCGAGCTGGTGCGGCTTTGCGATAATCAGCTACTCAATGAATATCTCTATTATTACTACTATCGCGAGGTGGCGCTGAAGGCGATTCAGGAGGCCGGCGAGACGCGCGGAGAGCAGATCGCTCACATCAATCATGAGATGCGCGAAGCGCTGCGCACCGTGGATGTCAGAACGCAGCCAGAAGCCGCCTTTACCATCTGGATGCAGCATTACCTGCGCCGGGAAAACAGCTACATGCAGAACGAGTCGCAGCAGGAGAAATTCCACACCCGCGAACCGCTGACGCTGCGCCAGTTTATCGAAGAGCCGGATACCGGCGGCTACGCCGGGGTGGCGCTGGATATTCTGGAAGCGGTGAACAGCACCACCACCAAGCGGATCGTGGTATCGATCCAGAATAATGGCACTCTCGATTTTTTACGCCCTGACGACGTGATCGAGATCAGCTGCGACCTGAGCCGGGATGGCCTCAAGCCGGTGACGCCAGTCAAGGTACCGACGGCGCAGAAAAATATGATTGCCTGCGTGAAGGAGTATGAGCGGCTGGCGGTGGCGGCGATCCTGCAGCAGGATAAATCGCTGGCGGTGCGGGCGCTGATGGCGCACCCGCTGATCGGTTCCTATTCGCTGGCAAAAACCCTGGTCGAGGCCTACCTCGACGATGATCAGTTCGCCGCCTGGCGGTAA